A single genomic interval of Macadamia integrifolia cultivar HAES 741 chromosome 6, SCU_Mint_v3, whole genome shotgun sequence harbors:
- the LOC122080848 gene encoding probable E3 ubiquitin-protein ligase ARI8 — protein MDSDQDDVYEDGDYREIYSGDDDDDVFDDGDFLDSNVKNSQPQQQQPSYIILREVDILRRQEEDITTVSTILSISRAWSILLLCHYDWCISKVQDAWFTDEEKVRKSVGLLEKPVVVLEIPENVNREFTCEICFEIFSFDKMTSSVCGHLYCVSCLTCYISTSINDGPGCLMLRCPEPSCSVAIDQDLIDQLISDENKEKFSRYLLRSYIETNRKAKWCPAPECVYAIEFDHGQVGSTTKSATYDVNCLCSYSFCWNCTEEVHRPVDCETVAKWLLKHSCEAENVTYILAYTKPCPKCKRPIEKNQGCNHMTCSAPCKFQFCWICLHPWSDHQRTTCNAYDSAGKEDGDDKKRKKARKYLEKYTHYYERWAVNESSRQKAKADLRELQTTKLDILRANQTETLWKLEFIREAWIQIVECRRVLKWTYAYGYYLPEEEHGKRQLFEYLQGQAETGLERLHHCVEKELQIYIEAEGPLMVPGFEEFRIKLVELTNVTRNYFENLVQALENGLSDVESHGKSSRKGRMRKSLEGGEDGHTMEEQ, from the coding sequence ATGGATTCAGATCAGGATGATGTGTATGAAGATGGAGATTATAGGGAAATATATTCaggggatgatgatgatgatgtgttTGATGATGGggattttcttgattctaatgTCAAGAATTCGCAAccacagcagcagcagccgAGCTACATCATATTGAGAGAGGTAGATATTCTTCGACGCCAAGAAGAAGATATTACAACCGTATCTACTATTCTTTCAATATCAAGAGCTTGGTCAATTCTCCTTCTTTGTCACTATGATTGGTGTATCAGTAAAGTTCAAGATGCATGGTTCACAGACGAGGAAAAAGTACGCAAATCTGTTGGTTTGTTAGAGAAACCAGTGGTAGTTCTTGAAATCCCAGAAAATGTTAATAGAGAATTCACTTGTGAAATCtgttttgaaatattttcttttgataagatGACTTCCTCTGTTTGTGGCCATCTCTATTGTGTTTCATGTTTGACATGTTATATTAGTACATCAATTAATGATGGTCCAGGATGTTTGATGCTTCGATGCCCTGAACCATCTTGCAGTGTTGCTATTGATCAAGACTTGATTGATCAATTGATTTCCGACGAAAACAAGGAGAAGTTTTCGCGGTATCTTCTTCGATCTTATATCGAAACTAATAGGAAAGCCAAATGGTGTCCTGCTCCAGAATGTGTATATGCTATAGAGTTTGATCATGGTCAGGTTGGTAGTACTACTAAGAGTGCTACTTATGATGTTAATTGCCTCTGCTCATATAGTTTTTGCTGGAATTGTACTGAGGAAGTTCACAGGCCGGTGGACTGTGAGACTGTGGCTAAGTGGTTGTTGAAGCATAGTTGTGAAGCTGAAAATGTGACTTACATATTAGCTTATACTAAACCATGTCCCAAGTGCAAAAGGCCAATTGAGAAGAATCAAGGATGTAATCATATGACTTGCAGTGCTCCTTGTAAATTTCAGTTTTGCTGGATATGCCTTCATCCATGGTCAGATCATCAGCGTACGACATGTAATGCTTATGATTCTGCAGGAAAGGAAGATGGAGATGATAAGAAACGGAAGAAGGCTAGAAAGTATTTGGAGAAATATACTCATTACTATGAAAGATGGGCAGTCAATGAGTCGTCGAGGCAAAAGGCTAAGGCAGATTTACGCGAATTGCAAACTACTAAGCTTGACATTCTGAGGGCTAATCAGACTGAAACTTTGTGGAAGCTGGAATTCATAAGGGAGGCATGGATACAGATAGTTGAATGTAGGAGGGTGTTGAAGTGGACTTATGCCTATGGATATTATCTTCCTGAGGAGGAACATGGTAAGAGACAGTTATTTGAGTACTTGCAAGGCCAAGCTGAGACTGGGTTAGAAAGACTTCATCATTGTGTGGAGAAGGAATTACAGATTTACATTGAGGCTGAAGGTCCATTAATGGTTCCAGGCTTTGAAGAGTTTCGGATAAAGCTGGTTGAACTTACCAATGTGACGCGAAATTACTTTGAGAACTTGGTCCAAGCATTGGAGAATGGCCTCTCAGATGTTGAGAGCCATGGCAAAAGCAGCAGGAAAGGAAGGATGAGGAAGAGCTTGGAAGGTGGTGAAGATGGGCATACAATGGAAGAGCAATAA